Within Xiphophorus hellerii strain 12219 chromosome 10, Xiphophorus_hellerii-4.1, whole genome shotgun sequence, the genomic segment AGTCCATCTGCCCATCCACCTCCCAGTGTTGCCAACAAGGCCTCACCTTGTTGCCCAGCAGCATGACCACCACGTCCTGCTGGGCGTACTCGTGAATTTCCGTCAGCCACGCCTGCGGGTGAAAACAGAGCAAAGATTagggaaagaaatgaaaaaggaaacaaaaggaCGAACGGGGGACGACAGACGGAGATAGCGGTGATGAAGAGGAGAGTCGGGGATGAAGGCTTGTGTGAGAGAAGATGGATTGTTTCGTGAAGGGAAAGACAAAAGACGCATTTGTTGTTCTCTGATCATCAGCAACTCGTGTGCTTTCTTCTGGTATCTCAGTCCATCCATCTCCTTCCAATTACAGAGTTCCTTTGCTCTCGTTAGAGTCTTTGGTTTCCAGTCACTCACAGCTCTCTCTAGAAAGCTTCTCATTTATTTGTGGGATGCGTTCAACCTTTGGGTGCAACCTTTTGAAATGCGATACGAAGAGTAACATAACCGCGTACTTCTAACCCGCAGAAAGTAATGACAGATTTAACTCCAACAGGACTagcaaagacaaagacaaactgcTGTAGTATCTCCAGATCCAATTAGTATTGGTCCAGTTCTTCGGCTTGTATGACATAATTAAATTCACGTGgaaaactgaataaatgcaCTTGGAAATACTCCAATGCATCAATTAAGGGACAGGTGAAGTGTGTTTTCTATGTATTGGTATAAGAGATGAGACAGAACAGAATGTCAATGCAAAGAGATGAGTAGCTATGGCAACTAGCATGTCCAAGTAGTTTCAGCCTCAATGGAATCTTGTGTTTTCTCTTGAACTTGTATTCTGCTTAAATCGTGCTTCATGTGTTgaccctttattttttttaatactatttttttactttttgttttccttctcatCAGGTTTGGAGACTCCTTAGCGTGGAGATTATTGAAGACTTAGGGTGAGTTtacaccagccctgtttggtctgctttaatcaaactctagtttgtttgcctagaaagtttggtttgtttggggaggtatGAACAAGCAAGCAAACTCTGATGCCGGCCAACAAAGTGAACTCAGTTTGGCCTACAAACCGAGGTCTGTCtgattgaagtgaactctgatgcagTTCAAATTGCAAACGGActggagaccactccaaaagcgaaccacaccagctgaaaatgttgctgttatGGAACCCAGTAGAATCAAATCTACAGGACTATcgggtgtgaaaacaccctcaACTCCAATCCAAGTACTGCCGatgtacattttcaatgtgAAACAATCTTAGGGAAGTTATCAAACTTGGTTTGTACCAAATCGTGAGACATAAAGCTATCTgaaaatccaaaacaacaataaaagcaagTGCAGTCAGCATGAAGCCCACTCTGCCTCTGCAACGCTTCCAGCTACTGACTAAAGACAGACATTCAGAGGTTGATCCCTCCTACTGTGGTAGGAGATTTGTTTCTGCTCGGGGGGACTTGCAGCAGGGTTCTGGTCAGTTAGGAAATACCACCCTATCACTCTGCCTTAAGGGgctttcaaaataataatactttttatatttgaagTTTTGACAACAGGAAAAGTTGAGTTTGAGCCAATGGCTTCTGGAATCCTGATAGCTTTCTTTCAGCGTTTATTTGCTGTACTTAACATATTAATGATGGCCAGGCTGTACAACAGTCAAAAAACGGCTGGATTTTATTGCAGGTGATGAAATATACCAggggtgtgttgaagcagggatgcatgtaaaagttgcaggatggtagaTTTTGAGGAACGGACTTGGAAATCTCTTTAATAGATTATTTCAATACATATATCTGACTCTTAAGCTACAGAACCAGCTGCAAATTCTGAAAGTTATTATCCATCTGAAAGAAAACACTTAATCAATTGATCAGACTGACCATTCTACTGTATCATTCTGTGGTGGACCCTTAAGAGAACGTCTGCAAAGTTATAACTTAAAGTTGTCTAGAAGAGTGGATGAAAGCCCTGAGATAGATTCATAAAGTCATATAGCAAAGCTATTTTAGACTTTTAGAGTGCAGGTAGTTTCCATCATGACTGCAGGGTAACATTCAATTGTTTCtagaaaataaaagccaaaaagCTAAAGTTGGCAGAATATTTACCAATTAAAGACGCAGTCATCTCACCTCAGTTACACACAACGTGTTTTCAAGTGTAAGAAGGTAAAAGTTTCTTTGGTGTGTTTGATCATGGAAAACAATACAGTGCaagattttacatgtttttttcccccactttcACAAATCTAAAAAGATGTTTAATCTAAAAGAAGATTAAGCACATTTTCcccttttctgctttgttttaacCTTTGTGTCAATAATTAGTCCTAAACAAAGCTTCTCAGTGGAGTTTTGTTATCTTGGTTACAATTTCTGGGTGTCCAATAATTCTATTTGTAATATTAAATGGTTGAAACACTGAAAACTTCACATTATCTGCTATTTGTTCTTTGTATAACTACTTTCCAGCTGTTTTCTGCTTGCATAAGCAGTTCAAGCcagacacaaataaaagaaaaaaagaggttaAGGTTTGGCACCAGTGGAtaagaaccaaaataaaatttcctggaagagttgtttttttttttttttctttttcagtggcAGCCTTGGTTGAACAATGTGTATTTTAATATGTCAGCCCTGGCAATACTTTCTACTGACGAGGAGGAGGCGGCACTGTGTGTTCATAATGTTTAGGTTTGGGTTCACATCCAGCCATCGATTCCATGTTTACCTGAAGCTGATTAGGGATCAATTTGACAGTTTGTTGGCACGGTGGCGAAAGGTGCAACAAAATTAAAcccagaaagagaaaaaaaaaaaaaaactctaccTCAGGATGCCAATTACTCTGACAAAAATATGGCCTAATAATCTCGCAgtgtcatttcctttaaataGCTGTACTGAGCTTTTATCACAGAGTGCTGAGGAGAaactaaaatatcttttttaaatttagtgaTGTCTGAAAGAAGGATAGAATCttaagagaaaagagaaatatgCAAAACCTTTCCTCAGCTCAGCGTTTCCAAGACACCATTTAGTGCCTTGAAAAAATAATCCAACCTCAAAAACTTCAatggatttcatgtgatagataATAGATAGTGATAGATAGATTAATACAAAACAGTGCTAGAATCGACAGGCtgggccataagtttccatacatgggagaatgtaaaatgtatatttcttttatatttcagatactCAAGAAGATGCGTttgaaaaaagagcaaagaattgaAATTATACTGATGGCTGGATCGGGAAGCAGTTGCATGGTTGCACGAAACTTTAACAGGAAACATGGAACGAACgtcacacacacaacacagtGGCAAAACTTATTTACAAGGTTCAGAAAAGtggaaatgttgcagatcaaACATAAAGTGGTCCGAGGCGTGCAGCAAATACAGAGagtcccacaaaaataaaaacagttgtccaatataaaatgtttatttttttctatgtatgaaAACTTATGGCCCACCCTGTGTAGTAAAAGGAAGTCATCTATAgtcctttaaaatgttttacactgcaaatacacagttttaccaagtattttttggtctagtttctaatgcaaatatcttcgtacgcataaaataagacaaaactaacttacaagtgacttttcagcaagataaaacAGACTTAAAACAACCTCCAATAGTGTCCTGAAAAGTCATCTGTAAgttatttgcacaagaaactagaccaaaaatactcggtaagattttgagttttttgctacgtagaaataaaaatctaaaaccttAAACCAACCAACTGACCAACATAAGAAACATGAAGTGAACACAGAACAATCTGGCGTCCTTTAACATCTCTCATCAGGAGTGAAGATAACATCTAGTTTATGTCAAGGGAACAATTTAATACTTAATGCTGAAATGAGTTGCAAGATTTTACTGCCATGAAAATAGataaacagttgtttttttttacaactgaaaTATCTGTAACGGAGTCATTGAGAAAAGTTCAAACTAGATATCGATTATGACCCAAGAAATCAACAATCAACAAATATtctccttccagcaggacaacttTAAACTATCTCAGAGGAACTGTTTGGCTCTAGTTAGGACGTCTCCCTGGTGAGACGCTCCtggctggttggatggatgaatggaaataCAATCATTTCCTCTACACACTTGTAGAAGCTGCTTAACAAGAGGAAAGGGgcttaatttgttattttgtgttcCTTGAAAGATGGGCTTTTTCTAGTTAAAACTATCTGAAGGACAAGATACTAAATAATGAGTCCAGCGGGATCCAAGCGTGCCCTGCTAAGGACTTCATTAACTTTCAATCTTGTGTAATTTTCTGTTCACGGATGATGATGAATAGTTTGATTTTCTGTCATTATCCTGTTAATCCTGATGATGTGTGAGCAGAACCAGGCAGGGAAGTTAAGTGTGGGTTTGTGTAAAAGTCAAGTTGGAGTCTGATCAGGATACAGTGGTTTCTAttaagaaaaacaggaagtattCTGATTGAAAACTGGGATCGATTGGAACGCATATacgctttttttcttttgtaaagtgccttgtgACGACATTTGTTGCAAATAGTTGcgacataaataaactgaattgaacacAATCTGAAACATGGAATTTGAGCATTCTCTGATAAATGTTTGGATGTAGTCACCCAGCTTACATCTACCACACAGTTGAAAGAACCGTTTTTATTCCCACAGAAGGTTCTCAATCCTGACAGCCTTCCACCTTTCACGCTTCccttcaacaaacaaaaatctgagatCTTTTATTCTACCAACCAAACGACAGGGGAACAGACCTCGAATCTGTGTTTTCCATTTCAGCTCTGCTGGTCTCTGAGTTCTAACACCATGAACAAAAAGCTTCAAACACTATGTCTCTCTACCGGATTTGAGTGCCGAGTTGCTCTGGGCCTATTGTTCTCTCCATCTTTAAGTACATTGAAAGCATAGTATTCTCCTGGATGATGTGTAGTCCactaaaatgaaagaaacactCAACTCAAGTGGAGACGGTGAGCTGAACAGAGGGCTGCCGTTACCATTTCAAGCATCAATAAGCACATTTTGACTCTTGCTAGCAGGGAGCAGACGCAAACATATTTCATTGCTATTGAAATAAACAGGATAAAAGGTCAGAGCTTTCTCTTAAACACAGATTCTGTAtagtgtacacacacacacaaacacacccccactTGTCTTCCTCCAGTGTTCAGTGTGTGAATCATCAAAAGAAGAGCTCTCAGATCAGCAGTAATCCCTCCCCCCCGTGTGCAGGTCTACAGTATCCCGAGAGTTTTACATCGTTTCATTACACTAAGATCAATGGTGCAGAGCCCGACCCCACGCCCCCCAACAACACACAAACCTGCCAATTACTCACATAGCCTTTAAAGATCCCGGCAGCCTGGGGGTGGATTAGGTGAGAAGTGGAGGGGGAAGGAACCCCAGTTTGGGACCTGAAAGTGATCCGACTTCAAAAGGACTAGCTGTCGACACGCGGAGTCAGAATGCATACGGTATGAGGAGGGATGCGCCGAGGACACGTGTTCGGCCGAGTTTACATGTGATGCTTTGTGACTTGCTGTCAGATTTGGGACGTTTGCACAGCTCCCAGTTCGACACGTTGACTTTTGTACACAAACAGAccagaaaaagagagacagagaaataGAGAGAGAGGAATGGCCAGATGCAGTCAAAGGGCTGCAGTACTTGGCCACCTTGCTGCAGGGCCTGACTATGAGTGACCTACAAAGGCTTTCAGGTGTTAAAGAAAAGTTCCATTTGACTAATTAAAAAGTTATTGCTGGCCAGACAGAGATTTCAGGGGTTTCTAGAAGTCAGAAATTTACATATTGCTACAAATCCTCCACCCTTTATGGTTCAAATGACTAAAATGGGATCTCGCTCAATGTTCACCCTGTTCAGTTAGAACCCTTTTTGTCTCATCATAGTGAGCCCAGTTTGGTACTGAAGCAAGACCCAATCCCACACTGCATTCATCAACTTGCCAAATATGGTTGAAGTTTTACATACAATCTCCTCCTAAATGATTGTTAAAGAATCAACATAGAAAATGACACCAAatccaaaagcaaaacatttcagaagtGGACTCCTAAAGATGATTTAGGTTTTTCACTGTTTAGCTACTGAGTTAAACTATCACTTGTTTCCCATGAATAGCCAAATTCCTTCACTGAAGGTGTCATCATCTGAGCTACTGCTGCCATCAACTTACCATTGTCACATCGACAATGGAGTTACCCAGGCTTTGAGTGATTAACAGTCTCTTTCCTAGACAAACGTATTGACTGAGATTTTATGGCAACTCAGGAAAAGCTCagcatttaaacaaataaagcagatgaaaatatattaatatggGCTTGCATTCCCAATAGCTGTAAGCAATAAAATGCTAGCAGCTATCCCATTTATACCCGACCACCACCTAGAAACTTTCATGTCGAgcttcaaacacaaaaaactcatTTATTAGGAAAGCACTTCAAGTTTTTCCACACAGTCATACAAATAGGCCTGAAATATTATAAAtagtcaacaatttttttttttttttttttttttacaaatatccCAAAATGAGCATTTATGATATAAAAAGAAAGCTggttatgtttttacatttggcAGATGTTTTTATCCGAGGCGACTTGCAGGTGAGGATGGAACAATGCAGGTAACGTCAGAGCTAACGATGAGCTTTTTAAGGCTAGCTCTTCAGCTAGGTCTGCAAGAGTTTCTTGACGATAGACAGTGACCCCCCAGTGCTGATACAACTTTGTATTAACACTGCATGATAGAGTCTGAAGTGTTTTGAGTGCGGCAAAGACACTGCTAGCTTTCAAGCCCTTGACAACCGGAGTAAGTTATGACACTAACCTTTGCGAGAACAGTCAGGACGAGAAAATCTTTTCCATTAACCACTTTGCAGGCCAACACTAGTTTCTTGAAATACGTACGGATAGCTAAAGGTAGAAAGTGCAGCTCAAGGAACACACTTATTCTCTTTTAGGCTGACTGAAGACCAAATGTGCCATTGGCAGATATGTCAAAGCACAGGCTGATCTTCAGAGACCAGTTAGGAGAGCCTGGTGGTCGTCATGGTGGGAGATGACCAAAGACTGCACCAGGACATGGGTGGTGTGATGGgtcgtttgtaaagttacatcAAAACAATCTTTTGACTtcttgcaaaaaaagaaaaaaaaatctggactGAAAATTATGTCAACATCGCAACTGACTGGCAATGTCACCTCCCTAGGAGACGCCCTGCTGGTGTTGTAAACATTTCTGCCTGCAGCTGGAGCAGAGTTTGTGGAGCAGAAAGCAGTTATGAAATGAGTGAAAGCAAATGTCTGTAATCATTTAAGCCGTTTAATCTTAAGACAGGGAGCACTTAAATGTAAACGCCATGCAGAGAAGACATTCAAAATGCAAAGCAGTCAAACAGACGCCAATAAGCCCCACAGACTGAGGGGACATCCAATTCTTTGTAATGGCTTTTCAATGCAGAATGTGAAACTGATAGTGATTTAAGAACCGATTCATAGTGGTCATGGTGAGACCCTGATCACATCTGTATACCTCACAACAACCCTGGGAAATGTCTTTCTTAGAAGCCTTCACACACTCGCTTCACAGTACGATAGCAACAGCTGTTTGCCAACCGTGTTTGTGAGATGTGATTGCACGACAGAGTGAGAACTGAGACATTTGTGGTTCTCAGGGTGTTACTTTCAGGAAGTTGTGGTAAGATTTGGGTGGACCGCTATGAGGCCAAGACGGAGAAAGGATGTTACTGACAAAAGTTCTGAAGAGATTAGTCGAGACTGAGATCAGGACAGCGCTGCAGGTAAAGAGCTTCTCACGtttgatattttacatttcataatCAAGTGTTAGCTTGATATAAACCTTAATATTTGACGACTATGAAAGGAGTAAGTGCTCACTAAAATGTGTTGGCAAAAATGCCGTCACATTTTtcataacatttgtttaacatgtTTCTACTGATCAATTCTGCTACActagtttttttcttaatcaggAGAAGTATCAtacatttgtaaaatgtaagaaaGAACAAACTTTAAGAAAAGATCAGCATCATTAAAGTTAACGTAATGAATCGAATGGATTTCTACAAAACCATTTCAGAGTATATAGTAAATCTTTTTGACTTATTGTTTCACTGCGGACTTCAAAAGTCACAGTGAACCTTTTATTTAAAGGGTTCTAAAATGTTCTTCTCAAATTTAAACTTTGAATTAGAAGGATTTGTCGTcatgaacatttaaagaaaagtgtttatCTACGGAATGTCATTCCATCGTTTGTCTGATGTACAATGTTTAGGACATGTGTTGCCGCTCCTGGAAGAGTCCCTGTTGTGAAAAGTCAGTGGttttgaaactttattttaaaaagtccagaTGGGTATGTGCTGTGCTGTTCCTCTTTTTAGATGTAAAACATCCTGAACACACCCCTTCCTTCTTCTCTACGTGTTTCTCCTTAGAGAGTTCTTTACACACCAAGGTTCCACTTAACCAAGCAAGATGAAGAAATGCTCCACTCCTATTAATGGTAATGAAGATATAGCCTCTGCTTTTCACAGCTCTGctaaaatgagagaaaaagtgTGCCATGTAAATACCGTCAGCATCAGAGCACAGAACAGAGAGAGACCAGGGCCCAGATGTCCAAAAACATGCAGCCACGTCCCCAGAGAGCGACCGAACTCGACGGTCTTGACATCCGGGGTGAGCTTGCGCTCTCATCAGAGACGCTGGTCAGTTGACTTCATTAAATGCCAGACACCGCCTGTCATCATGGTgaggaagaacaaaaaggaaCCTGACCCTCCTCAGCGCACTGCTTCCCTTCTGCGACTAGAGACATCCTCGCATTCGTCTTTCAAGCGATACTCATGCCCCCCAATTGGGATCTTTTCATCGacatcttcctcttcttcctccacctcctcctgtTGTTCCCCAACTTCTGTTCCCACATCTGTCATCGTCGGCCCAGATCCTTTAGGATGGAAAATACAACCCAAATTCAGGTCTAACTCCTCTCAGAACCGCACCAAGAGGCTGTCTCTGCAAATCCCTCTCCCTACTCTCCCTACTCTCAGCTCTCCAAACCTGGAACCTTCATCTCAAACCAAACCTCAACTTAGACCCAAACCTTCCCGCCGCCACCACTCTGAGTCTTCTGCCTTCCTGAAATCGCTCGGGAAGACTCTGCCTGTGGTGACTCTTGAGCAGCTCCATGCCGTGCATCTCCGGCGAGTTCGCCTTTCCGATGAATCGGACGACGTCTTTGATGAGCCGGGTCAAAGCCAGGGAAGGGTGACTGCTTCACCCCGTAAAATACCGCCCCCTATTCCAGAGAAGACAGCCATGGCCAGGAAAATAGCACAGCTGATTGCTTGTTCACGGCAGCCTGGCAGGCCAGTTACAGCCAACATCAACAAGATCACTGCGATGAAGCCAACATCTGAACATTGGCAGAATAACGACTATAACAACATGTGTGCCACAAAAATGGGTGAGTCGCTCATAGAAGTCAACTTTTACAATCTTGTAAAGGATGAAATGTGTTACCTAAAGCTTAGTGCACTATTTATTAATCAAGCAATCCAGCAAGAGGTGTACTGCAACGACTTTGATGAAAGATGACATGATGGATATAAAGAAACGCGACAAAATCCTGAGTGTACTGGAAGGCCAACAGTCTGGATCCCCAGTTTTAGCtcatttcagcaagataaaaataatgttttattaatacaaTTTCATAAAATAGCATTAGGTTGGTCACCGTTTTCTCAGTTGAAGAAACATCTGTGCTTGTATGAGACAAGGTTGTAATTTTTAGATTCCCTTCTGCTCCAATGCTTGAATCAAATTAGCAGTCATTTAGCTCTGCAGAAACCCTGTAATTAgaatttcatttgatttatttattaaaaatatgtttgtcgATGCTACTGGTGATATCAGTAACCTTTAGTAGGGAGACCTAGAAAAGCACAATATGTAGaactttttcaacttttttgagaatttcttcatttttctacAAACTGACTGCaattgatcattttttaaacatgtctgtgaaaatatttctcttttttaaccatttaatttagaaatattctATAATTTCAGGTCAATCGGTAACATTTATGAGGATTGTAGAATAGTATGAAGTGCTTTACTTTGAGGACTGCATAatccaggggtgtcaaactccagtcctcaagggctgctgttctgcagtttttagatgtgccacaggtacaaaacactggaataaaatgacttaatgacctccttcttgtgtagatcagttctccagagccttaatgacctaattattctgttcaggttgactgcagcagcagaggcacatctaaaagttgcaggacaccggcccttgaggactggagtttgacacctgtggcaTAATCAGTAACACCTCTGAGTTAAACTtctattgaagaaaaatatttattgtaaaatacaCACTGAGAAAGCCACTTTAAATCCATTTTTCAGTGCGAGTTGAAAATTTCAAGAAGCTGATACAATCTTGGAAGTTTAATGTCAGTTTACTTGCCCACAAACATCACGTTATCCTACAAAgtcaagttatttaaaaaaaaaaataaataaatgatgcatGAGGCAGTTTTTGCAGTTTGCCCCCACAACAAAGTGGACAGCCCAGAGTGTTCTTCATCCTGATTAACTTTCAATGATTTTCTTTAGGATGTGAAGAGAAGAAAGAGACGGGCCTAACACTTGAAATCAATGCTAACCGCATTAACTTTCTTTCAGCCGAGCTGCATCTTGATAACGTCTGCAACAGGAACAGGTGAACCCCACGCTTCCCCGGCCGTGAAATGTGAGGAGATAACTGAAGAGTCTCCTCCTCAGCTTCACAAATTACGACCACAGGGTGTGAAGCCGAGAGAACAAACTGTCCCCGAAGAGAAGTTCAGtcaagttttccttttttatgctCCAAGGACTAATATTGCTGAAactgttgaaaacaaaaatgtgtcattACTTCAATATTTTACTCCCCCCCCAAAGCATCTGTGCCTTCTTGCAATTGCAgtctatgttttgtttgtggaaattattggtgtgactgaaaatgtttgtacATGCCCAGGTTATGCAATTACTTTTGAATTGAACTTAGtcaaatttgtttctttatatGCAATTACCTCATCTGAGTTGAacaaaaagtctgaaataaagATAATGAGGCATCATGATTTAACTACTGTTAACTACAACTACTGTTGTCAGATAGTGTGTGTGAAAAACACAGCAGGTTCCctttatcattaaaaacaacatggaCATGAGAATACTGAATTTATCCAGCAAAAATGAATGCTTTTATAAATGCTTTATATGAATAAGATTTCAAACTAAATCCTAATGTGCACAACCCGAGGTTacaataaatttgacattgcaCTTCCTAGCGGGATACAATTTTTCTTCATAATGTAATAGTTTGCGGCTCTGGGAGGCTTAGATAACCACAGAAATGTTATTAACACATTAATCCTCATCTGCATTTTAATTCCCGTACATGCAGGACCCACTGACCCAGAGTGGGTGATAAGATTGTAAAGAACCGTTTTAGGGAGAAGAAACTTGCTAATAAGTGTATGAAGCTGCCTGTTGCCGCGCGGCTTCCTCATAAAGTGACAATGAAACTTTAAACAAGCTTCAGATGCGGTTATGTTCAAAACCTCTACTCTGACAGAAACATCTGAGAGGGAAAACAAGTTTCTACCTAAATATAATGctacatattgcagctttaaagtgAAGGCAGGAAGATTTCCTTCCCTTTTCAGCCTCGTCaccaaatattttagctttcattggtgtggaaaaaaacatggaacagtgtTGAACCTTTCCAGGACTGGATGCCTTACCAAAGTTACCAAAGATGCAccgatatgaaaatttgggccgatATCAATATCCAAaattaatattgctgttatggtaaataacaaatattaactgatgaatacattttatgaatatttcactaccctttaaaaaaaacaatcacgaCACCAACTTTATCACTGCTTCAGACAAACTCTCCACAATCCTACGTTACATCACTAT encodes:
- the LOC116726770 gene encoding uncharacterized protein LOC116726770, which produces MKKCSTPINGNEDIASAFHSSAKMREKVCHVNTVSIRAQNRERPGPRCPKTCSHVPRERPNSTVLTSGVSLRSHQRRWSVDFIKCQTPPVIMVRKNKKEPDPPQRTASLLRLETSSHSSFKRYSCPPIGIFSSTSSSSSSTSSCCSPTSVPTSVIVGPDPLGWKIQPKFRSNSSQNRTKRLSLQIPLPTLPTLSSPNLEPSSQTKPQLRPKPSRRHHSESSAFLKSLGKTLPVVTLEQLHAVHLRRVRLSDESDDVFDEPGQSQGRVTASPRKIPPPIPEKTAMARKIAQLIACSRQPGRPVTANINKITAMKPTSEHWQNNDYNNMCATKMAELHLDNVCNRNR